The following proteins are co-located in the Spirosoma montaniterrae genome:
- a CDS encoding DUF4174 domain-containing protein, protein MAVLILGLTLVMESVANQRKSLKAILSEKKDHRRVLLLYGRDGSSGGPGQRLLIEQQENLNEHRNGLAERDLDVIVLIASEVSEPDRQFLMHEYHLQPSEEFIGWLIGKDGGLKHTYKKPVDAAELFGLIDTMPMRKQEMKQ, encoded by the coding sequence TCACTCTTGTTATGGAAAGCGTAGCGAATCAGCGAAAGTCGCTCAAAGCGATTTTGTCGGAAAAGAAAGATCATCGGCGTGTGCTGCTGCTCTATGGCCGCGACGGCAGCAGTGGTGGCCCCGGTCAGCGGCTCCTGATCGAGCAACAGGAAAACCTGAACGAACACCGCAACGGCCTGGCCGAGCGCGACCTCGACGTTATTGTATTGATAGCTTCAGAAGTATCTGAACCCGACCGGCAGTTTCTGATGCACGAGTATCATCTTCAACCGTCCGAAGAGTTTATTGGCTGGCTCATCGGCAAAGATGGCGGGCTGAAACATACGTACAAAAAGCCGGTCGATGCCGCCGAACTCTTCGGCCTCATCGACACTATGCCCATGCGGAAGCAGGAAATGAAACAGTAA
- a CDS encoding sialate O-acetylesterase translates to MKSFCYRWLFIFLAMAQPVLADVRLPHVFGSHMVLQRRKPLPIWGWADANERVTVLLNKQTKTIKAGKDGRWQLTLDPMEAGGPYDLTVKGSKNELVLTDVLLGEVWVCSGQSNMEWPLRQATNANKEINAANYPQIRQLLVKKAISLTPKDDIEGEWAVCTPGTAPAFTAVGYFFARQLQQELNVPIGLINTSWGGTHSETWTSRQAMASDPELAKAVANLPADLEQMRQSGQERIRQLIQTVQGGILPTPADELAWANPDFNAADWKTIAMPGDWEWRGLPVFDGVVWLRREVTLPANTDLLNPQLLFGAVDDADSTFVNGQFVGTTNGRTKPRLYELPNGLLKPGRNVIVVRVKDTGGSGGLMGDPEAMKLTFGTTELPLAGSWQYRIAQAFPSSYTAGPNTYATLLFNAMLKPLIPYAIAGTIWYQGESNAGRAHQYRRAFPLLIQDWRQHWGYEFPFLFVQLASYNSANGDSRKGSTWGELREAQTLTLQLPNTGMAVTSDIGEANDIHPRNKQDVGKRLAAEAMRVAYQKPGVSAGPLFEKMTVDGNRAVLLFRNTGSGLSVKDRYGYLKGFELAGTDQQFHYAKAEIQGNTVVVYCDAVAAPVAVRYGWADDNGDVNLYNREGFPAVPFRTDTWKGVTEGKTF, encoded by the coding sequence ATGGGCCGACGCAAACGAACGCGTAACGGTGTTGCTGAACAAGCAGACAAAAACCATTAAGGCCGGAAAAGATGGCCGCTGGCAGCTAACACTCGACCCTATGGAAGCGGGCGGACCGTATGACCTGACGGTGAAAGGCAGCAAAAACGAACTGGTTTTAACCGATGTTCTGCTGGGTGAAGTCTGGGTTTGTTCGGGGCAGTCGAATATGGAGTGGCCGCTACGACAGGCGACCAATGCCAACAAAGAAATCAACGCAGCCAATTATCCGCAGATTCGGCAACTGTTGGTCAAAAAAGCTATTAGCCTGACTCCAAAAGATGACATCGAAGGAGAATGGGCCGTATGTACGCCCGGTACAGCCCCTGCGTTTACGGCGGTAGGCTATTTTTTTGCCCGGCAACTCCAGCAGGAGTTGAACGTACCGATTGGCCTGATTAACACCTCATGGGGTGGCACACATTCTGAAACCTGGACCAGCCGACAGGCGATGGCCTCAGACCCCGAACTCGCAAAAGCCGTAGCCAACCTGCCTGCCGACCTGGAACAGATGCGTCAAAGTGGTCAGGAACGCATCCGGCAATTGATACAGACCGTGCAGGGCGGCATCCTACCAACGCCCGCCGATGAACTGGCCTGGGCCAACCCCGATTTTAACGCTGCCGACTGGAAAACCATAGCAATGCCCGGCGATTGGGAATGGCGCGGGTTGCCCGTATTCGACGGGGTGGTTTGGCTTCGGCGCGAGGTGACGCTACCCGCCAATACCGATCTGCTGAATCCTCAACTGTTGTTCGGAGCTGTTGACGATGCCGATTCAACCTTTGTGAATGGGCAGTTTGTTGGCACAACTAATGGAAGAACCAAACCCCGCCTGTACGAACTGCCCAACGGATTGCTCAAACCCGGTCGGAACGTGATTGTGGTTCGGGTAAAAGATACGGGGGGCAGTGGCGGTTTAATGGGCGACCCCGAAGCAATGAAACTTACCTTCGGAACCACCGAACTGCCGTTGGCAGGCTCGTGGCAGTACCGCATAGCGCAGGCGTTTCCAAGCTCATATACCGCCGGGCCAAACACCTACGCTACGCTGCTGTTCAACGCCATGCTGAAGCCGCTGATTCCATATGCCATTGCCGGTACAATCTGGTATCAGGGTGAGTCGAACGCGGGGCGGGCGCATCAGTACCGGCGGGCGTTTCCGCTGCTGATCCAGGATTGGCGGCAACACTGGGGGTATGAATTTCCGTTCTTGTTCGTGCAGTTAGCCAGCTACAACTCGGCCAACGGCGACAGCCGCAAAGGAAGCACGTGGGGCGAACTCCGCGAGGCACAGACCCTGACGCTGCAATTGCCCAACACTGGCATGGCCGTAACTTCAGACATTGGCGAAGCGAACGATATTCACCCGCGCAACAAGCAGGACGTAGGCAAACGCTTAGCCGCCGAAGCCATGCGCGTGGCCTACCAGAAACCCGGCGTCAGTGCGGGGCCGCTATTCGAGAAGATGACCGTCGATGGCAATCGCGCTGTATTACTGTTTCGGAACACCGGCAGCGGCCTGTCGGTCAAAGACAGATACGGCTATCTGAAAGGTTTTGAACTGGCTGGAACCGACCAGCAGTTTCACTACGCCAAAGCCGAAATTCAGGGCAACACGGTTGTGGTGTACTGTGACGCCGTAGCTGCGCCCGTCGCCGTTCGCTACGGCTGGGCCGACGACAACGGCGACGTAAACCTATACAACCGCGAAGGCTTCCCCGCCGTACCCTTCCGCACCGATACGTGGAAAGGAGTCACGGAAGGAAAGACATTTTAA